AGTATCTTTATTGCCAGTACCTTACTAGCTTGGTGGAGAGGACGTAGTACTAAGAAGGAAGATGGAAGAAGGAAGATGGAAGAAGGGATAAATTCCTAAAAATGACCAAAATCTCCAAGATAGCTGATGATGATGGTGAAAAAATCGAACTAGATCCAACTTTTGAGGCGCAACTGGAAAAGTTACACCGTCTCAGTGTCTATGGTAGGTGGTTGACTGTGCTACTTTTATGGCTCAGTGTGGGCGCTGGGAGTTTGTGGCAATTACGCTACAATATCGGTCTATTGCAAGAAAATTTTACCTGGGCTGCTGTACGCTACGGCTTGCTTTTTAATCCTCTACCTACCATTGGTTTATCTGTGTGTATTGGGATGACTGCTGCGGTTCTAGTGTGGCAAAGTCGCAATATTCTCTACGGGTTATCAGAACCAGAACAAAAGCGTTTAGTACAACAAGTACGGCAAATTAGACATCAAGGCAGATCTCATCCTTTATGGAGGTGGATTTGTCAAGATTAGCTTAGCGATCGCTAAGTACCTCAACACAATTAATTGTATATTTTCTAGTCCCATGCCCTATGCCCTATGCCCTATGCCCCGTGCCCAAAACCAACTTATACAATTAATTTTGCCTACCTACTTACTTCCTAATTTTACTCTCGATACCCAAAAACCCTAGCGGAGAACCGGAGTATACTAGAAGGACTACTGATTATAAATTAAGTCCTGTGGAACTCTCTTGCAAGACGGAATACGCTCTGCTGGCATTATTGGAACTAGCCAGTCACTATCAACCAGGAGAACCGTTACAAATTAGGCAAATCGCCGATAAACAACTGATTCCAGATCGCTACTTAGAACAGTTGCTAGCCACTCTCCGCCGTGGAGGTTTAATTAAAAGCCTGCGTGGTGCTAAAGGAGGCTATCTTCTGGCGCGAGAACCTTGGAAAATTCACCTGTTTGAAGTGGTGAAATGTTTAGAGGGTGCCGAAAGACAAGCTTCTAGTGCAGATCCTATTGCCAAAACGGTCGAGACTGCGGTAGTTATGGAAGTCTGGAAGGAAGTGGAT
Above is a window of Merismopedia glauca CCAP 1448/3 DNA encoding:
- a CDS encoding Rrf2 family transcriptional regulator, giving the protein MELSCKTEYALLALLELASHYQPGEPLQIRQIADKQLIPDRYLEQLLATLRRGGLIKSLRGAKGGYLLAREPWKIHLFEVVKCLEGAERQASSADPIAKTVETAVVMEVWKEVDASVDEVLQRYTLQDLCDRRDARRQLDIMYYI